In Stomoxys calcitrans chromosome 2, idStoCalc2.1, whole genome shotgun sequence, the following proteins share a genomic window:
- the LOC106091925 gene encoding colorectal mutant cancer protein isoform X5 has translation MSNDVHLAKVSKIHKSIDTAPNKSKGSIRCRNDFRLNGKGGDVMDDIRPSIDDEYLFGSISPRGGGCINPMAQLFPGDLESPDHTHRDTTTESDNNISSCSTLDIVNKVENLSVQQLETKVRELTQRLQQAEEQRSSVQLQLEECSAEKDLCLRRLEVLSAAHECRITEMHCVIAELSKKLRNKQESTILEEQEPEGSEISYQEASVYNSELNLTNPDAECQTDPLEEADYSHAEVDQNLCSEVTDEIKIPDINYKAQVEALQEEILHLKAQVALLQSEVNANCPDGGIGLAVVEPPNIELFGADVGTQSLDSPSLQLTHKDLDDQMLNDFNNTSTLTADDTYVTSPHKSPAIPKMAERVRLKCASKTEGDNITAIDLRNIELKNANIAEHLVSDLKQNNSSLMESFDPLQLDNELQRLQRKVDHLKVQNRVLSLTLDESKEHCDHLYLLCGKYESNAVALQVALNCSDRAIEAYDVMLALLESKLGIIKEKSSAAEESRKAVESVARHLLDRLESEKNICENSLGPWQNSFSIPDKVSSKPWTSEDDNRLRYHVSKLKGRRATVQNTIVQLESPFSDSFEKSRMALESKKELSNHKEKTSALDLEVAVLMQELLNLREENIALKIKAVQAERDKQYANDRIGVLNEALKQLQLQLQFNSESAELFNHPNHGKPIEQNRTSYSEAEHAALTEQQLVEALSRETELKGRIQCLINAMSDEKYEHLHTNVRELQKTNQVRSDAL, from the exons ATGTCCAACGATGTTCATTTGGCAAAAGTGAGTAAAATTCACAAAAGTATTGATACAGCACCAAACAAAAGCAAAGGTTCAATTCGGTGTCGAAACGATTTCCGTCTAAATGGCAAAGGCGGTGATGTGATGGACGATATACGCCCATCTATAGATGACGAGTACTTATTTGGCAGCATAAGTCCACGGGGAGGCGGATGTATCAACCCAATGGCACAGCTCTTTCCAGGAGATTTGGAATCTCCAGATCATACACACCGTGACACTACCACAGAAAGTGACAATAACATTAGTTCCTGTTCAACTTTGGATATTGTTAACAAG GTGGAGAATCTTTCGGTGCAGCAGTTGGAAACAAAAGTGCGTGAGCTAACGCAACGCCTTCAGCAAGCTGAGGAACAGCGATCTTCTGTACAACTGCAACTTGAAGAATGTTCTGCGGAAAAGGATTTGTGTTTGCGGAGGCTTGAAGTCCTTAGTGCAGCCCATGAATGTCGCATTACAGAAATGCACTGTGTCATAGCTGAACTAAGCAAAAAGCTACGCAACAAGCAAGAGTCAACAATATTGGAAGAACAAGAGCCCGAAGGTAGCG aaataagtTACCAAGAAGCATCTGTCTACAATTCCGAACTTAACCTAACAAATCCTGATGCAGAATGTCAAACTGATCCTTTGGAAGAGGCTGATTATTCACATGCAGAAGTTGATCAAAATCTATGTAGTGAGGTTACTGATGAAATTAAAATTCCCGATATAAATTATAAGGCACAAGTTGAG GCACTGCAAGAAGAGATTCTCCATTTGAAAGCCCAAGTAGCACTGCTACAATCCGAAGTTAATGCTAACTGTCCGGATGGTGGAATAGGTTTAGCAGTTGTAGAACCTCCTAATATTGAACTATTTGGTGCAGATGTTGGGACCCAAAGTTTAGATTCCCCCTCGCTTCAACTAACGCACAAAGACTTGGATGATCAAATGCTCAACGATTTCAATAACACATCGACGTTGACAGCAGATGACACTTATGTGACCAGTCCACACAAATCGCCTGCAATACCAAAAATGGCCGAAAGGGTACGCTTAAAATGTGCCAGCAAAACAGAGGGGGATAACATAACAGCCATTGATTTACGAAACATTGAA ctcaaaaatgcaaatattgctgAACATTTGGTTTCTGATCTGAAGCAAAATAACAGCAGTCTTATGGAATCGTTCGATCCTTTACAATTGGACAACGAGCTGCAGCGATTACAACGTAAAGTGGACCATTTAAAAGTGCAAAACCGAGTATTGTCTCTGACATTGGACGAATCGAAAGAACATTGTGATCATCTGTATTTATTGTGTGGCAAATATGAATCGAATGCTGTAGCCCTACAGGTGGCTTTAAATTGTAGCGATCGTGCCATAGAAGCATATGATGTTATGTTGGCTTTATTAGAAAGCAA GCTGGGTATTATTAAGGAGAAATCTTCAGCTGCCGAAGAAAGCAGAAAAGCTGTTGAATCTGTTGCTAGACATTTATTAGATCGTTtggaaagtgaaaaaaatatttgtgaaaataGTTTAGGCCCTTGGCAAAATAG TTTTAGCATACCCGACAAAGTGTCTTCAAAACCGTGGACATCCGAAGACGACAATCGTCTGCGTTACCATGTATCAAAATTGAAGGGAAGACGGGCTACAGTACAAAACACTATTGTACAACTCGAATCCCCATTCAGTGACTCATTTGAAAAGTCAAGAATGGCTCTTGAAAGCAAAAAGGAATTAAGTAATCACAAGGAAAAGACATCGGCCCTAGATTTAGAGGTGGCAGTGTTAATGCAAGAACTATTGAATCTACGAGAAGAgaatatcgctttaaaaataaaagctgTACAAGCTGAACGCGATAAGCAATATGCCAATGACCGTATTGGGGTATTAAATGAAGCCCTGAAACAACTGCAGTTACAACTGCAATTTAACTCCGAATCAGCTGAGCTGTTTAATCATCCAAACCATGGGAAACCTATTGAGCAAAACCGCACTTCTTATTCGGAAGCTGAACATGCTGCATTAACAGAACAACAGTTGGTCGAGGCTCTGTCTCGGGAGACCGAACTTAAAGGGCGCATACAATGCCTAATAAATGCAATGTCTGATGAGAAATATGAACATCTACATACCAATGTGAGGGAGCTACAAAAAACGAATCA AGTCCGATCAGACGCCCTTTAG